In Desulfobotulus pelophilus, the following proteins share a genomic window:
- a CDS encoding HEAT repeat domain-containing protein — MTKISISEFIDELKFCISGKDMVKARALLQFLPRIEAKSQIRTLYEISKAEDRVVHPVLCYMLELPINDASVKNRLYDLLLDKSCACQDLLVQELRAESLDRRLPLIRIAGELQVKESIPLLSGFLSQKSNPDFLRETIKALSLMASQTCIRAIADFIFYGDEELKQEAIFALAQIGGPTAIHLLSEAIRGNNRTDQLIIEALGEIQDQTALERLTALLNSHYVDVRNWTIDKLVAIGPKAVPVVVENLKETDDDALVHTLNVLGNIGDKSAIPAIQKILYRKPDNANVRFAAYEAMERLPAAKAAISLATGLEDPEEQVRLAAARAVDKNLSPILTAGLKNMIAAKDESARQVVATLIDAGADKAFENLIREETFSSMAVMHLASTAHPDTRTHYLTLIQGQGLDDLAQKIMAAVPPEKEARGLRIFVVDDSKMMLRIYKSKLHAMGHTPLLFDFPSRAIEAALQEKPDLLITDLNMPDINGIQLTKELRRRYPETELPIIMITTQSDFVGQHSGQPNARIDTESMKGIGISMVMHKPFDDADLAASIQKLT; from the coding sequence ATGACCAAAATCAGCATTTCTGAGTTCATTGATGAGCTGAAGTTCTGCATCTCAGGCAAAGATATGGTCAAAGCCAGAGCTCTGCTCCAGTTTCTTCCCAGAATTGAAGCAAAAAGTCAGATTCGCACCCTGTATGAAATCAGCAAAGCTGAAGACCGGGTGGTACACCCCGTTCTCTGCTATATGCTGGAGCTGCCCATAAACGATGCAAGTGTCAAAAACCGTCTTTACGACCTTCTGCTCGACAAATCCTGCGCCTGTCAGGATCTGCTGGTGCAGGAGCTGCGGGCTGAAAGCCTGGACAGGCGTCTTCCGCTGATTCGTATTGCAGGCGAGTTGCAGGTTAAAGAAAGTATTCCCTTGCTATCCGGTTTTCTTTCCCAAAAATCAAACCCGGATTTTCTCAGGGAAACCATTAAGGCTTTGAGCCTCATGGCCTCTCAAACCTGCATCCGCGCCATCGCAGACTTTATTTTCTACGGTGATGAGGAACTCAAACAGGAAGCCATTTTTGCACTGGCTCAGATAGGCGGCCCTACGGCCATACACCTTCTGTCCGAAGCCATACGGGGCAACAACCGAACGGACCAGTTGATCATTGAAGCACTGGGAGAAATTCAGGACCAGACCGCACTGGAACGCCTCACCGCACTGCTCAACTCCCACTATGTGGATGTTCGCAACTGGACCATCGATAAACTCGTTGCCATCGGTCCCAAAGCCGTACCCGTGGTGGTGGAGAATCTCAAGGAAACCGATGATGATGCCCTGGTCCACACCCTTAACGTTCTCGGTAATATCGGTGATAAAAGCGCCATTCCAGCCATTCAGAAAATTCTTTACCGTAAGCCGGACAATGCCAACGTGCGCTTTGCTGCCTACGAAGCCATGGAACGGCTGCCTGCTGCTAAAGCAGCCATAAGCCTGGCTACGGGGCTTGAAGATCCTGAAGAACAGGTTCGTCTGGCAGCAGCCCGTGCCGTGGATAAAAATCTTTCACCCATTCTGACCGCAGGTCTTAAGAACATGATTGCCGCAAAGGATGAAAGCGCACGTCAGGTTGTGGCCACCCTCATTGATGCCGGTGCAGATAAAGCCTTTGAAAACCTTATCCGTGAAGAGACCTTCAGTTCCATGGCAGTCATGCATCTCGCATCCACTGCCCATCCGGACACCCGTACCCATTATCTTACACTGATCCAAGGTCAGGGACTGGACGACCTGGCCCAGAAAATCATGGCAGCTGTTCCGCCCGAGAAAGAGGCAAGGGGTCTTAGAATCTTTGTTGTGGATGACTCCAAAATGATGCTGCGTATCTACAAGAGCAAGCTGCATGCCATGGGCCATACACCTCTTCTGTTCGACTTCCCGTCCCGGGCCATTGAAGCCGCCCTTCAGGAAAAACCTGATCTTCTTATCACTGATCTCAACATGCCAGATATCAACGGTATTCAGCTGACCAAAGAGCTGAGACGCCGCTACCCCGAAACAGAACTCCCCATCATCATGATTACCACCCAAAGCGACTTTGTGGGACAGCATTCGGGCCAGCCCAATGCACGCATTGATACGGAAAGCATGAAAGGGATAGGCATTTCCATGGTCATGCATAAGCCCTTTGATGATGCGGACCTTGCAGCCAGTATACAGAAACTGACCTGA
- a CDS encoding CheR family methyltransferase, whose amino-acid sequence MIKITPQEFTLFSKYILEISGIALAPGKEYLVETRLHPLLEEQGCKTFTDLYQKIQRDFQKTLEKNVIDAISTNETYFFRDKHPFDLLQHKIIPDLIDKRSRAGKKFGGRTPIRVWSAASSTGQEIYSIAMVLKELGLNLKDYDIHLVGTDISDAAVAQASYGRYNKFEAARGLTPQRLQKYFNRDGEHWRIKDEIRAMASFRKMNLMRPFTGFGKFDIIFCRNVAIYFSPQDRKLLYQKIAGVLETDGYLLIGSTESLSNETALFEPKKYLNSVFYQFRGQP is encoded by the coding sequence ATGATTAAAATAACTCCCCAAGAATTTACCCTCTTTTCAAAATATATCCTCGAGATATCCGGCATTGCCCTTGCCCCGGGAAAAGAGTATCTGGTGGAAACTCGCCTGCACCCCCTTCTGGAAGAACAAGGGTGTAAAACCTTTACGGATCTTTACCAGAAAATTCAGAGGGATTTTCAAAAAACCCTTGAAAAAAATGTCATCGATGCCATTTCGACAAACGAGACTTATTTTTTCCGGGATAAGCACCCCTTTGATCTGCTTCAGCACAAGATTATTCCGGACCTCATTGACAAACGGAGTCGGGCCGGAAAAAAATTCGGAGGCAGAACTCCGATCCGAGTCTGGAGCGCCGCCAGCTCCACAGGTCAGGAAATCTATTCCATAGCCATGGTATTGAAAGAACTGGGACTGAACCTGAAGGATTATGATATCCACCTTGTGGGAACGGATATATCCGATGCTGCCGTTGCCCAGGCCAGCTATGGTCGCTATAATAAATTCGAAGCAGCCCGTGGTCTTACGCCGCAAAGACTGCAGAAATATTTCAACCGGGACGGTGAACATTGGCGCATCAAAGATGAAATCCGGGCCATGGCCTCCTTTCGTAAAATGAACCTCATGAGACCTTTTACCGGATTTGGAAAATTTGATATTATCTTCTGTCGGAATGTAGCCATTTACTTCAGCCCTCAGGACCGCAAACTCCTGTACCAGAAAATTGCGGGCGTACTGGAAACAGATGGTTATCTTCTCATCGGTTCCACAGAATCCCTAAGCAATGAAACAGCACTTTTTGAACCTAAAAAATACCTGAACTCCGTATTTTACCAGTTCAGAGGACAGCCATAG
- a CDS encoding protein-glutamate methylesterase/protein-glutamine glutaminase, with product MSQLRVLVVDDTIVYRKIVSDILSTIPGIQVVGSANNGKIALSRIASLKPDLITLDVEMPEMNGLEVLEELNRISPDVGVVMLSTLTTRGGDITIRALELGAFDFVPKPQSGTMTENLEAVRSILVPIIQTFQRRKDIRQRLRGVTPPPVGNSLRTGQTASVTARSPSPADITQRMQKLSMRKSRSEIVAIGISTGGPNALARMMPMLPGDMGVPILIVQHMPPVFTASLAKSLNAKCTIEVKEAEQGEILRNNTAYIAPGGRQMRVVAAGDGKNRMIKITDDPPENSCRPSADYLFRSVASHYVGRATGVIMTGMGYDGAAGIKEMKNSGAHIIAQDEASCTVFGMPKEPIESGTADIVVPLNDIASAILKTVRP from the coding sequence GTGAGCCAGCTTCGTGTTCTCGTTGTTGATGATACCATTGTATACCGGAAAATAGTCAGCGATATCCTTTCCACCATACCCGGCATACAGGTAGTTGGCAGCGCCAATAATGGAAAAATAGCCCTTTCCCGTATTGCATCCCTGAAACCGGATCTCATTACCCTGGATGTGGAGATGCCTGAAATGAATGGGCTGGAAGTTCTTGAGGAACTGAACCGTATATCTCCCGATGTTGGGGTGGTCATGCTCAGCACCCTGACCACCCGAGGTGGGGATATCACCATACGGGCTCTGGAACTGGGTGCCTTTGATTTTGTTCCAAAACCCCAAAGCGGCACCATGACGGAAAATCTGGAAGCCGTTCGCAGTATTCTGGTACCCATTATCCAGACTTTTCAGCGCAGAAAAGATATACGGCAGCGCCTGCGAGGAGTCACTCCTCCACCAGTGGGAAACAGCCTGCGCACAGGACAGACCGCATCCGTCACAGCCCGCAGCCCATCTCCAGCAGACATTACCCAGCGGATGCAGAAACTATCCATGCGCAAATCCCGTTCGGAGATTGTCGCCATAGGTATTTCGACGGGAGGTCCCAATGCACTGGCCCGCATGATGCCCATGCTGCCCGGTGATATGGGAGTCCCCATTCTTATTGTTCAGCATATGCCTCCTGTCTTTACCGCTTCTCTGGCCAAAAGCCTGAATGCCAAATGCACCATAGAGGTCAAGGAAGCGGAGCAGGGAGAAATCCTGCGGAACAATACAGCCTATATAGCACCTGGCGGCAGACAGATGAGGGTTGTCGCAGCAGGAGACGGAAAAAACCGAATGATCAAGATTACGGATGATCCTCCGGAAAACAGCTGTCGTCCTTCGGCAGACTACCTTTTCCGGTCTGTGGCCAGCCATTATGTTGGGCGGGCAACGGGTGTCATCATGACTGGAATGGGATATGATGGTGCAGCAGGCATTAAGGAAATGAAAAACTCCGGCGCTCACATCATCGCCCAGGATGAAGCGAGCTGCACCGTATTCGGCATGCCCAAAGAGCCCATTGAATCCGGAACAGCGGATATTGTGGTGCCCCTGAATGATATTGCTTCGGCTATTCTAAAAACCGTTCGCCCTTAA
- a CDS encoding chemotaxis protein CheW, which translates to MQKHAEKNTSENGILELATFYIGDALCGIDILRIQEINKQTEVTTVPQAAEYVQGVLNLRGRIVTIIDLGIKLGLSSIEPGKDNRTIIVDFKDEQIGLLVDSISDVLVAEASRIEPPPSNIGGVQGRFFHGVFKTEKKLIGLLDINAVLDEH; encoded by the coding sequence ATGCAAAAACATGCGGAAAAAAACACTTCTGAAAACGGAATACTGGAACTGGCCACTTTCTATATCGGAGATGCCCTCTGTGGTATTGACATACTCAGAATCCAGGAAATCAACAAACAGACCGAAGTAACCACCGTACCCCAGGCTGCCGAATACGTTCAGGGCGTACTCAATCTCCGAGGCAGAATTGTCACTATCATTGACCTTGGCATCAAGCTCGGGCTTTCATCCATTGAGCCTGGCAAAGACAACCGTACCATCATTGTTGACTTCAAAGACGAACAGATCGGCCTCCTTGTGGACAGCATCAGTGATGTACTGGTGGCGGAAGCTTCCCGCATTGAACCACCGCCTTCCAATATTGGAGGAGTACAGGGTCGTTTCTTTCACGGAGTGTTCAAGACAGAAAAAAAACTCATCGGCCTTCTCGATATCAACGCCGTTCTGGACGAACACTGA
- a CDS encoding hybrid sensor histidine kinase/response regulator produces MIFEDDETLRMYVEESLEHLSDIENDLLSIESQGADIDEDLVNNVFRAAHSIKGGAGFMGLGTIKDLSHNLENILGLVRSRELVPTAETISVLLQAFDRLRELIQEVETSNDVNIDPLLQALVAITEDSLPEAEKKTVGEKVHIQHPLGSAQLEASRFDLDQAFKHGKFLYLLEFDMLQDIQKKNKTPLDVITSLLNSGIILDSKINFEAVGTLEDELPGRIPFLVLFASIIEPDMASILVDLDPEYVHHISPEATQERLTVTDHPSKVVSKSPPAQEAHPATPARKQETSTKEMPPAAPARPAPPIPPPPTVPNVAPLQETADDGDDEGLDITRNDKQKVQASLRVNVNLLDTLMTLAGELVLSRNQLTQGISTSSSQAIEAAGQRIDMITSELQEAIMRTRMQPIANVFNKFTRVVRDLSKSLAKEINLKIEGKEVELDKTIIEAINDPLTHLVRNSVDHGIETSDIRQRSGKPRAGTIRLKAFHEAGQVNIEIEDDGKGLDPEAISRSALSKGLITEQDVQTMSAKEKINLIFLPGFSTAQQVTDVSGRGVGMDVVKTNLDRLGGIVDIDSKVGSGTIIRIKLPLTLAIIPSQIISVGRERYAIPQVNLNELLRIPAAQVKDRIEKVGKAAVVRLRGTLLPLLDLSEVLGLPKTYIDPETGEEKPDRRVNIADRRSPQLDSDQEKQSSKTEKSPRKQTDRRFRADSAINIAVVSTGTFRYGLVVDQLRDSEEIVVKPLGRHLKDCKGYAGATIMGDGRVALILDVASLAEMATLSSSGASKTLAHAEKELIESTQRQEDKASLLLFRNSEKEQFGVPLNLVERIERIKYTDIEYVGGKRVVQYRGGSLPLHELGEVANIQPLPEREQVEVIVFRFAGKEIGLMVSPPVDAVEATLNVDASTLKQPGIMGSMIIGGKTTLMVDIFEVVKTLNPEWFTGLSASPVMLGGEGKSLGGSKILFAEDSAFFRNQVTSFLKEDGYDVIVAEDGVEAFHLLEKHMDEVTLVLTDLEMPNMDGFELTRKIKGDVRFSHLTVIALTSLAGEGDILKGQAVGIDDYQIKLDREKLLISIRDCMASSV; encoded by the coding sequence ATGATTTTCGAAGATGACGAAACCCTGCGCATGTATGTTGAAGAGTCCCTGGAACACCTCTCTGACATTGAAAATGATCTGCTGTCCATCGAATCTCAGGGTGCTGACATTGATGAGGATCTTGTCAATAACGTGTTCCGGGCGGCCCACTCTATTAAAGGAGGGGCTGGTTTTATGGGGCTTGGTACCATTAAAGATCTGTCCCATAACCTGGAAAATATTCTGGGACTCGTCCGCAGCCGTGAACTTGTTCCAACAGCGGAAACCATCTCTGTGCTTCTGCAGGCCTTTGACCGTCTCCGCGAGCTCATCCAGGAGGTGGAAACAAGCAATGATGTCAATATTGATCCCCTGCTGCAGGCGCTGGTTGCCATTACGGAGGATTCACTGCCGGAAGCGGAGAAAAAGACCGTGGGAGAAAAAGTCCATATTCAGCATCCTCTGGGAAGCGCACAGCTCGAAGCATCCCGCTTCGATCTTGATCAGGCATTCAAACACGGAAAATTCCTTTATCTCCTTGAATTTGATATGCTTCAGGACATCCAGAAAAAAAACAAAACTCCATTGGATGTCATCACGTCTCTCCTGAACAGCGGTATTATACTGGACTCAAAAATTAATTTTGAAGCCGTCGGTACTCTGGAGGATGAATTGCCCGGCAGAATTCCGTTCCTCGTTCTTTTTGCATCCATCATTGAGCCGGATATGGCCTCCATTCTTGTGGATCTGGATCCCGAATATGTTCACCATATTTCCCCTGAAGCCACACAGGAAAGACTGACGGTTACGGATCACCCCAGTAAGGTCGTTTCAAAAAGCCCACCGGCACAGGAGGCTCATCCCGCTACGCCAGCCCGGAAACAGGAAACCAGCACTAAGGAAATGCCTCCAGCCGCACCGGCAAGGCCTGCGCCTCCGATACCTCCCCCTCCGACAGTACCAAATGTTGCGCCACTTCAGGAAACCGCCGATGACGGAGATGATGAAGGCCTCGATATCACCCGGAATGACAAACAGAAGGTTCAGGCGTCCCTGCGTGTCAATGTAAATCTGCTGGATACCCTGATGACCCTTGCAGGAGAGCTCGTTCTCAGCCGTAACCAGCTCACGCAGGGCATCTCCACCAGCAGCTCCCAGGCAATTGAAGCTGCTGGCCAGCGGATCGACATGATCACCTCCGAACTTCAGGAAGCAATCATGCGCACGCGCATGCAGCCCATTGCCAACGTTTTCAATAAATTTACCAGAGTGGTACGGGATCTTTCCAAATCCCTCGCCAAGGAAATCAACCTCAAGATCGAAGGAAAAGAGGTTGAACTGGATAAAACCATCATTGAAGCCATCAATGATCCACTGACCCATCTGGTCCGAAACTCCGTGGACCATGGTATCGAAACGTCTGATATACGCCAGCGAAGCGGCAAACCCCGAGCCGGTACCATACGCCTGAAAGCCTTCCACGAAGCCGGACAGGTGAACATTGAAATCGAAGATGACGGCAAGGGACTTGATCCTGAAGCCATCTCCCGCTCTGCCCTTTCCAAGGGACTGATTACGGAGCAGGACGTACAGACCATGAGTGCCAAGGAAAAAATCAACCTGATTTTTCTCCCCGGATTTTCAACGGCCCAGCAGGTTACGGATGTATCCGGCCGCGGCGTGGGAATGGACGTGGTGAAAACCAATCTGGACCGTCTTGGCGGTATTGTGGATATTGATTCCAAAGTCGGATCCGGCACCATCATTCGCATCAAACTTCCGCTCACTCTTGCCATTATTCCCAGCCAGATCATTTCCGTGGGCAGGGAACGCTATGCCATTCCTCAGGTGAACCTCAATGAGCTCCTCCGTATTCCGGCCGCTCAGGTAAAGGACCGCATCGAGAAAGTAGGCAAAGCGGCCGTTGTTCGCCTCCGTGGCACACTGCTTCCCCTTCTGGATCTTTCGGAGGTTCTTGGCCTTCCCAAAACCTATATTGATCCTGAAACAGGGGAAGAAAAACCCGACCGGCGGGTCAACATCGCCGACCGTCGGTCTCCCCAGCTGGATTCTGATCAGGAAAAGCAATCCTCCAAAACAGAAAAATCCCCAAGAAAACAGACCGACCGACGGTTCAGAGCAGACAGCGCCATCAATATAGCCGTTGTGTCCACAGGAACCTTCCGTTATGGGCTGGTGGTGGATCAACTCCGGGATTCTGAAGAAATTGTCGTAAAACCCCTGGGCCGCCATCTGAAAGACTGCAAAGGCTATGCGGGAGCAACCATTATGGGCGACGGACGGGTTGCCCTGATTCTGGACGTGGCTTCCCTTGCGGAAATGGCCACTCTTTCTTCCAGCGGGGCATCCAAAACCCTGGCCCACGCGGAAAAAGAACTCATTGAAAGTACTCAGCGACAGGAAGACAAAGCCTCCCTGCTCCTCTTCCGCAATTCAGAAAAAGAACAGTTCGGTGTCCCTCTGAACCTCGTGGAGCGCATAGAACGCATCAAATACACCGACATTGAATACGTTGGGGGGAAACGGGTTGTGCAGTACCGGGGAGGTTCACTGCCTCTGCATGAACTGGGGGAAGTAGCCAATATCCAACCCCTGCCCGAAAGAGAACAGGTGGAGGTGATTGTTTTCAGATTTGCGGGTAAAGAGATTGGACTCATGGTCAGCCCACCTGTGGATGCCGTGGAAGCCACCCTCAACGTGGATGCGTCCACACTGAAACAACCGGGTATTATGGGCTCCATGATTATTGGCGGGAAAACCACCCTGATGGTGGATATTTTTGAAGTCGTCAAAACCCTGAACCCGGAATGGTTCACGGGGCTCTCCGCAAGTCCGGTTATGCTGGGAGGAGAAGGAAAAAGCCTGGGAGGTTCCAAAATTCTTTTCGCGGAAGACTCGGCTTTTTTCCGCAACCAGGTTACAAGTTTTCTGAAGGAAGACGGGTATGATGTGATTGTTGCCGAAGATGGGGTGGAAGCCTTCCACCTTTTGGAAAAACACATGGATGAAGTTACCCTTGTCCTCACAGATCTTGAAATGCCCAACATGGATGGCTTTGAACTTACCCGTAAAATCAAAGGAGATGTCCGATTCTCCCACCTGACGGTCATTGCCCTCACTTCCCTTGCAGGGGAAGGAGACATATTAAAGGGGCAGGCTGTGGGCATTGATGACTATCAGATTAAACTGGACCGGGAAAAACTGCTCATTTCCATACGGGACTGCATGGCCAGCAGCGTATAA
- a CDS encoding peptidase U32 family protein, with protein MQNNPISLPKPVELLAPAGNMEKLKIAIEYGADAVYLGGENFSLRNFSGNFSLPDIQKAITYTHQRNAKVYVACNVYPRNHELADLQHYLEELAACSPDALIVSDPGVIALARQHAPGIPLHLSTQANTTNSGAVRFWADNGVTRINAARELSLAEIHTLCKETIEVECFIHGAMCIAYSGRCLLSSYMADRDSNRGLCAHPCRWSYAVVEAKRPGHYFPVHEDSRGSYVFNSKDLCMIDHLPDLIRAGVSSVKIEGRMKSIHYLAVTVGAYREAIDLYYKNPSTYKTDPEWLRRLDSLHHRGYGTGFYLGNSKDTAPDTWNTAGKGPKALFIGNILTPGLEGKHEIICRNRFVIGDAVEILRPGLPPATDHICAMTTSGSDSPVDTARPNERLLITLKNNHPPFSLIRILHPPCQNHFFTDIVPYNG; from the coding sequence ATGCAAAACAATCCGATCTCCCTGCCGAAGCCCGTGGAACTGCTGGCACCAGCCGGCAACATGGAAAAACTCAAAATAGCCATTGAATACGGAGCCGATGCTGTTTATCTGGGAGGAGAAAACTTCTCCCTTAGAAATTTCTCTGGCAACTTCTCTCTGCCTGACATCCAAAAAGCCATTACCTATACCCACCAGCGCAATGCAAAAGTTTATGTAGCCTGCAATGTCTACCCAAGAAATCACGAACTGGCCGATTTACAGCACTATCTTGAAGAGCTTGCGGCCTGCTCTCCCGATGCCCTGATTGTCAGCGATCCTGGTGTGATTGCCCTTGCCAGACAACACGCCCCTGGCATACCGCTGCACCTCAGCACGCAGGCGAACACCACCAATAGCGGGGCCGTACGCTTCTGGGCTGACAATGGTGTGACACGAATCAATGCAGCACGAGAACTTTCCCTTGCTGAAATCCATACCCTCTGCAAGGAAACAATTGAAGTTGAATGCTTTATCCACGGTGCCATGTGTATTGCATACTCCGGCCGGTGCCTTCTGAGCAGCTATATGGCAGACAGAGACAGCAACAGGGGTCTTTGCGCCCACCCGTGCCGATGGAGTTATGCCGTTGTTGAAGCCAAGAGACCGGGACATTATTTTCCTGTGCATGAAGACAGCAGAGGCAGCTATGTTTTTAACTCCAAAGATCTGTGCATGATCGACCATCTCCCTGATCTGATCCGTGCAGGCGTATCATCGGTCAAGATAGAAGGCCGCATGAAAAGCATTCACTATCTGGCTGTTACGGTTGGGGCTTACAGGGAGGCCATCGATCTTTATTACAAAAACCCCAGCACATACAAAACGGATCCCGAATGGCTCAGAAGACTGGACAGCCTTCATCACCGTGGCTACGGCACGGGTTTTTATCTGGGAAACAGCAAGGATACAGCCCCAGACACATGGAATACGGCTGGAAAAGGACCCAAGGCGCTCTTTATCGGCAACATACTGACCCCTGGTCTTGAAGGGAAGCATGAAATCATCTGTCGGAACCGTTTTGTCATTGGGGATGCGGTTGAAATTCTCCGCCCGGGACTCCCTCCTGCAACAGACCATATTTGTGCCATGACGACATCCGGTTCCGACTCCCCGGTTGACACGGCCCGCCCCAATGAACGCCTGTTGATCACCCTGAAAAACAACCACCCTCCATTCAGCCTGATACGAATTCTTCACCCCCCTTGCCAAAACCATTTTTTTACTGATATAGTTCCCTATAATGGATAA
- a CDS encoding lytic transglycosylase, whose protein sequence is MKRLFLCFFCSSLLFYSGCASLQNPTASNSKTTPPESALADEDKISSPGKAQSTPAATPASRRKTPVVIAEKTITSPFDQALDFYDTANEFWMAGEYDSALESLDQAYDLIMRAETLTPTDLQQRDDIRLTIARRILEVYSSRTIGVEGKQSAIQIPDNVYVQREIDRFTGQERLFFERAYRRSGIYMDMILEKLNEAGLPEELAWLPLIESGFQVKALSSARALGLWQFIPSTGVRFGLKRDLLIDERMDPEKATDAAVAYLTELHRLFGDWPTVLAAYNCGEGRVLRTIRSQNVNYLDNFWDLYTKLPRETAQYVPRFLATIHILQNMEKYGFDPNQLDAPPAYENVSVERQVTLQSIASVTGIALKDLKELNPELRYDLLPNETYTLKIPQGYTDRFLASIESIEEATPPQRAYLHHRVKPGEALSTIAARYKVSVRQLMTENGIQRANLIRAGQVIKIPSGSSSQTVAASPGRNIAPSSAQERQTLSYTVQKGDTLWDISRRFNISTQNIIAANQLPHTRLQIGQRLRIPGGAQQVKNLDTQRQAYRVQAGDTPFTIALKHNMPLQRLLQINNLSRQSTIYPGQQLFIE, encoded by the coding sequence ATGAAGCGTTTATTTCTTTGTTTTTTTTGCTCCAGCCTTCTTTTCTATTCCGGCTGCGCTTCCCTGCAAAATCCCACAGCCAGCAACTCCAAAACCACACCACCGGAATCAGCACTGGCCGATGAAGATAAAATCAGCAGCCCCGGCAAAGCGCAAAGCACACCTGCAGCTACTCCCGCATCCCGCAGAAAAACACCTGTAGTAATCGCAGAAAAAACCATAACCAGCCCCTTTGACCAGGCACTGGATTTTTACGACACCGCCAATGAATTCTGGATGGCGGGAGAATACGACTCGGCTCTGGAGTCACTGGACCAGGCCTACGACCTCATTATGCGGGCAGAAACCCTTACACCAACGGATCTTCAGCAAAGAGATGATATTCGACTGACCATAGCTCGTCGTATTCTAGAAGTGTACTCATCCAGAACCATTGGTGTGGAGGGAAAACAGAGCGCCATTCAAATCCCGGACAACGTATATGTGCAGCGGGAAATTGACCGCTTTACCGGCCAGGAACGCCTTTTCTTTGAAAGAGCCTATCGGAGATCAGGCATTTATATGGATATGATTCTTGAAAAACTCAATGAGGCTGGCCTTCCCGAAGAACTTGCCTGGCTCCCCCTGATCGAGTCCGGGTTCCAGGTCAAAGCCCTGTCCAGTGCACGTGCCCTTGGACTATGGCAGTTCATTCCATCCACGGGTGTCCGTTTCGGCCTGAAACGGGATCTTCTGATTGATGAGCGCATGGACCCAGAAAAAGCAACCGATGCAGCCGTTGCCTATCTCACCGAGCTACACAGACTTTTCGGTGACTGGCCAACGGTACTGGCGGCCTACAATTGTGGCGAAGGCCGGGTGCTCCGGACCATACGCAGTCAGAATGTTAATTACCTCGACAATTTCTGGGATCTTTACACCAAGCTCCCCAGAGAAACCGCACAGTACGTACCCCGATTTCTGGCAACCATTCACATCCTGCAGAATATGGAAAAGTACGGTTTTGACCCCAACCAGCTGGACGCCCCACCTGCCTATGAAAATGTGTCTGTGGAACGGCAGGTTACCCTGCAATCCATCGCATCTGTCACTGGCATAGCCTTGAAAGATCTCAAAGAACTCAACCCTGAACTCCGCTATGATCTCCTGCCCAATGAGACCTATACACTCAAGATACCCCAAGGATACACGGACCGCTTTCTGGCTTCCATTGAATCCATTGAGGAAGCCACACCACCACAAAGAGCCTATCTCCACCACAGGGTCAAGCCGGGCGAGGCCCTGTCAACCATTGCTGCACGTTATAAAGTGTCCGTTCGCCAGCTCATGACAGAGAACGGCATCCAGAGAGCCAACCTGATCCGGGCCGGCCAGGTCATAAAAATTCCTTCCGGTTCTTCTTCACAGACCGTTGCCGCTTCACCCGGTAGAAACATAGCCCCGTCTTCCGCCCAGGAACGCCAGACCCTTTCCTATACGGTGCAGAAGGGAGATACCCTCTGGGACATCTCGAGAAGATTCAACATATCCACACAGAACATTATTGCAGCCAACCAGCTTCCCCACACAAGGCTGCAGATAGGCCAGAGACTACGCATCCCAGGCGGTGCACAACAGGTAAAGAACCTTGATACCCAAAGACAGGCATACCGCGTCCAGGCAGGCGACACACCCTTCACCATTGCCCTGAAACACAACATGCCCCTGCAACGGCTTCTGCAGATCAACAACCTGAGCCGCCAGAGCACCATCTATCCCGGCCAACAACTCTTCATCGAATAA